A single genomic interval of Agarivorans aestuarii harbors:
- the epd gene encoding erythrose-4-phosphate dehydrogenase produces the protein MPNQAIRVAINGFGRIGRSVVRALFESHRQHQIKIVAINELASPEAMAHLLKYDSTHGTFAEDVLLQGETLSVEGQVIQLLHQSEPSSLPWQELAVDIVMECTGRFSSVADAQMHIDAGAKKVLFSHPADPCVDQTVVYGVNDQLLSTSDKVVSNGSCTTNCIVPVIQVLDEAFGVECGTITTIHSAMNDQQVIDAYHTDLRRTRAAGQSIIPVDTKLAKGVERILPKFAGKFEAIAVRVPTQNVTAMDLSVTLCKKVTVSDINQAIQAATCGKLSGILSYTEEPLVSIDFNHDSHSSIIDGSQTRVSGEHLVKVLAWCDNEWGFANRMLDTAELMSNTEL, from the coding sequence ATGCCTAATCAAGCTATCAGAGTAGCCATTAATGGCTTTGGTCGAATTGGCCGCAGCGTAGTGCGGGCGCTCTTTGAATCTCATCGTCAGCACCAAATTAAAATTGTCGCTATTAATGAACTGGCCAGTCCAGAGGCCATGGCGCACCTACTTAAGTATGACTCTACCCACGGCACCTTTGCTGAAGATGTACTGCTGCAAGGCGAAACATTGTCGGTAGAAGGTCAAGTCATTCAGTTATTGCATCAAAGCGAGCCAAGTAGCTTGCCTTGGCAAGAGCTCGCTGTAGATATTGTGATGGAATGTACCGGTCGTTTTAGCTCGGTGGCCGATGCGCAAATGCACATTGACGCAGGGGCTAAAAAAGTTTTGTTTTCTCATCCTGCCGATCCTTGCGTAGATCAAACTGTGGTCTATGGTGTAAATGACCAGCTATTAAGTACCAGCGACAAAGTGGTGTCTAATGGCTCTTGTACCACCAATTGTATTGTGCCTGTGATACAGGTCTTAGATGAAGCCTTTGGGGTTGAATGTGGTACTATTACTACAATTCACTCGGCCATGAACGACCAGCAAGTGATTGATGCCTACCACACAGACTTGCGCAGAACACGTGCTGCAGGGCAATCAATTATCCCGGTTGATACTAAGCTAGCCAAAGGTGTAGAGCGGATCTTGCCTAAATTTGCAGGTAAATTTGAAGCAATTGCGGTAAGGGTGCCAACGCAGAACGTTACGGCGATGGACTTAAGTGTAACATTGTGTAAAAAAGTTACAGTTTCTGATATAAATCAAGCCATCCAAGCAGCAACTTGCGGTAAATTAAGCGGCATCTTGAGTTATACCGAAGAACCATTGGTGTCTATCGATTTTAATCACGATAGTCATTCAAGCATTATAGACGGTTCACAAACCCGGGTAAGTGGCGAACATTTAGTAAAAGTGTTGGCCTGGTGTGATAACGAATGGGGCTTCGCCAATCGTATGTTAGACACCGCAGAGTTAATGAGTAACACGGAATTGTAG
- a CDS encoding phosphoglycerate kinase has protein sequence MSIIKMTDLDLAGKRVFIRADLNVPVKDGKVTSDARILASLPTIKRCLEAGAKVMVTSHLGRPTEGEYAEEFSLAPVVNYLNDALDCDVKLAKDYLNGLELNTGELVVLENVRFNKGEKKNEEELSKKYAALCDIFVMDAFGTAHRAQASTHGVGTNAPVACAGPLLAAELEALGKAMDKPERPLVAIVGGSKVSTKLTVLESLSKIADQLVVGGGIANTFIAADGHNVGKSLYEADLVDTAKKLMKECAIPVATDVACAKAFDENAEAEIKNVADVQDDDMIFDLGPDSTAALAEIIGNAKTILWNGPVGVFEFKNFEAGTAGISKAIAESAGFSVAGGGDTLAAIDKFGIKADVSYISTGGGAFLEFVEGKVLPAVAMLEERAKG, from the coding sequence ATGTCAATTATCAAAATGACCGACTTAGATCTTGCAGGCAAACGCGTATTTATCCGTGCTGATCTAAACGTTCCAGTAAAAGACGGTAAAGTAACTTCAGATGCACGTATTCTTGCATCACTTCCTACCATTAAGCGTTGTCTAGAAGCTGGCGCTAAAGTAATGGTTACTTCTCACCTAGGTCGTCCAACCGAAGGCGAGTACGCTGAAGAATTCTCTCTAGCTCCTGTAGTTAACTACTTAAACGATGCACTAGATTGTGACGTTAAACTAGCTAAAGATTACCTAAATGGCCTAGAGCTAAACACTGGTGAATTGGTTGTTCTTGAGAACGTTCGCTTCAACAAAGGCGAAAAGAAAAACGAAGAAGAGCTATCTAAGAAGTATGCTGCATTGTGTGACATCTTCGTTATGGACGCATTTGGCACTGCTCACCGCGCCCAAGCTTCTACTCACGGTGTAGGTACTAACGCTCCTGTAGCATGTGCTGGCCCTCTTCTAGCTGCTGAGCTAGAAGCACTAGGCAAAGCAATGGACAAGCCAGAGCGTCCATTAGTAGCAATTGTTGGTGGTTCTAAAGTTTCTACTAAACTAACAGTACTTGAGTCTTTATCTAAAATTGCTGACCAACTTGTAGTGGGTGGTGGTATTGCCAACACATTTATCGCTGCCGACGGCCACAACGTAGGTAAATCTTTGTACGAAGCTGACCTAGTCGACACTGCTAAAAAGCTAATGAAAGAGTGTGCTATTCCGGTAGCTACTGATGTTGCATGTGCTAAAGCATTTGATGAAAACGCTGAAGCTGAAATTAAGAACGTTGCAGACGTTCAAGATGACGACATGATCTTCGACTTAGGCCCAGATTCTACAGCAGCTCTTGCTGAAATTATTGGTAATGCTAAAACTATCCTTTGGAATGGCCCTGTTGGCGTATTTGAATTCAAGAATTTTGAAGCAGGTACCGCGGGTATTTCTAAAGCAATCGCCGAGTCTGCAGGCTTCTCTGTAGCGGGCGGCGGTGATACACTAGCGGCCATCGACAAGTTTGGTATTAAAGCCGATGTATCTTACATCTCTACTGGCGGCGGCGCTTTCCTAGAGTTTGTAGAAGGCAAAGTATTACCAGCTGTAGCCATGCTTGAAGAGCGTGCAAAAGGCTAA
- a CDS encoding chloride channel protein, translating to MANNFAFRSRSFFVYLFIGLFSSGLALLFSDLAHLNPNQFLDSPLPVYSLPFIAAICILLFERLFSRYKQVGLIFVVKAYHFDEGQLHWGNLIYQFAVGLLLTWGGYAVGIVGPACYLSAVVASNLSYSARLTEGQVRLSVACGTAAAVAALFNAPLAGTVIAYELVMRRFNWRSIATIAVVAATASVISQLHGGSMLTINLPPQSFEWHGLAQFALLGMLCGVFATLLVKLIRAMPKLNRNYAVTIAASVTALAGLLNPQWLGLEPITPNGLLYWELDLGQQHLWLLARIVLTTVALAFALPGGSLGPMLVIGGILGSIIGDVIPTSADLMLVIVGMGAMFGAVFRTPWAAFLLITEQTMQVEIVIPAMVACLCASAVAKYIFRSPSLIEQQLLNAQIRLINSPVLVKEENKILDSEQIQQS from the coding sequence ATGGCGAACAACTTTGCTTTTCGCAGCCGCAGTTTTTTTGTTTACCTGTTCATAGGTTTGTTCTCCAGTGGCTTAGCATTATTGTTTAGTGATCTCGCCCACCTCAACCCTAATCAGTTTCTTGATTCGCCCTTACCTGTTTATTCACTGCCCTTTATTGCGGCTATTTGTATTCTGTTGTTTGAGCGGCTGTTTAGTCGTTACAAACAAGTGGGTTTAATTTTTGTGGTGAAGGCTTACCACTTTGATGAGGGGCAGCTGCACTGGGGTAACCTGATATATCAGTTTGCGGTAGGCCTGCTGTTAACGTGGGGTGGCTATGCCGTAGGAATAGTTGGCCCAGCCTGTTATTTAAGTGCGGTTGTTGCCAGTAATTTGTCTTATTCCGCGCGCTTAACTGAAGGTCAAGTACGCTTAAGTGTTGCATGTGGCACCGCCGCGGCAGTAGCGGCTTTATTCAATGCGCCATTGGCCGGTACGGTGATAGCTTATGAGTTAGTCATGCGCCGCTTTAATTGGCGCTCTATCGCCACCATTGCGGTGGTGGCAGCAACAGCAAGCGTTATATCGCAATTACATGGTGGAAGCATGTTAACAATTAACCTGCCTCCACAGTCTTTTGAATGGCATGGTTTAGCGCAGTTTGCCTTACTCGGCATGTTGTGTGGTGTATTTGCTACTTTGCTGGTTAAGCTTATTCGCGCCATGCCTAAACTTAACCGCAACTATGCGGTAACTATTGCTGCTAGTGTGACTGCTTTAGCTGGACTACTAAACCCTCAATGGTTAGGTTTAGAACCTATTACGCCAAACGGTTTACTTTACTGGGAGTTAGACCTTGGCCAACAGCATCTCTGGTTACTAGCTAGGATCGTCTTAACTACTGTAGCTTTAGCCTTTGCCCTACCCGGTGGCAGCTTAGGCCCCATGTTGGTAATTGGCGGTATCTTAGGCAGTATTATTGGTGATGTTATCCCTACCAGCGCCGACCTAATGCTGGTCATAGTAGGAATGGGCGCTATGTTTGGCGCGGTATTTCGCACGCCTTGGGCTGCATTTTTGCTGATTACCGAACAAACCATGCAAGTGGAAATAGTGATTCCCGCCATGGTGGCATGTTTATGCGCCAGCGCCGTTGCCAAATATATCTTCCGCTCTCCAAGTTTAATCGAACAGCAGTTGCTCAATGCACAAATCCGCCTAATCAATAGCCCGGTATTGGTTAAAGAAGAGAACAAAATCTTAGACAGCGAGCAGATACAACAAAGCTAA
- the fbaA gene encoding class II fructose-bisphosphate aldolase: MSKIFDAVKPGVISGDDVQKVFEIAKENKFALPAVNVVNTDSINGVLEAAAKVKSPVVVQFSNGGAGFFAGKGVKLEGQGAQILGAVAGAKYVHAVAETYGVPVILHTDHAAKKLLPWIDGLLDAGEEFFAQTGKPLFSSHMLDLSEESLEENIETCAKYLERMAKMNMTIEIELGCTGGEEDGVDNSDMDASELYTSPEDVAYAYEKLMAISPRFTIAASFGNVHGVYQAGNVVLTPTILRDSQAYCAEKFGIAPNALNFVFHGGSGSSEAEIQESIGYGVIKMNIDTDTQWATWNGIREYEAANREYLQGQIGNPKGADQPNKKFYDPRVWLRAGQSGMVTRLEKAFADLNAVDVL, from the coding sequence ATGTCTAAGATCTTTGACGCAGTTAAACCAGGTGTAATCTCTGGTGATGACGTACAGAAAGTTTTCGAAATTGCTAAAGAAAACAAATTCGCACTACCAGCGGTAAACGTAGTTAACACTGACTCAATCAACGGCGTACTAGAAGCTGCGGCTAAAGTTAAGTCTCCAGTTGTTGTTCAGTTCTCTAACGGCGGCGCAGGTTTCTTCGCTGGTAAAGGCGTTAAGTTAGAAGGTCAAGGTGCTCAAATCCTTGGTGCTGTAGCTGGTGCGAAATACGTACACGCTGTTGCTGAAACTTACGGTGTTCCAGTTATTCTGCACACTGACCACGCTGCTAAGAAATTACTTCCTTGGATTGACGGACTACTAGACGCTGGTGAAGAGTTCTTCGCACAAACTGGTAAGCCACTTTTCTCTTCTCACATGCTAGATCTTTCAGAAGAATCTCTTGAAGAGAACATTGAGACTTGTGCTAAGTACCTAGAGCGCATGGCTAAAATGAACATGACAATCGAGATCGAACTTGGTTGTACTGGTGGTGAAGAAGACGGCGTAGATAACTCAGATATGGACGCATCTGAGCTTTACACTTCTCCTGAAGACGTAGCTTACGCATACGAGAAACTAATGGCTATTAGCCCTCGTTTCACTATCGCTGCTTCTTTCGGTAACGTACACGGTGTTTACCAAGCGGGTAACGTTGTTCTTACTCCTACTATTCTTCGTGATTCTCAAGCTTACTGTGCTGAGAAGTTTGGTATTGCTCCAAACGCGCTTAACTTTGTATTCCACGGTGGTTCAGGTTCTTCAGAAGCTGAAATCCAAGAGTCAATTGGTTACGGTGTTATCAAAATGAACATCGATACTGATACTCAGTGGGCTACTTGGAATGGTATCCGTGAATATGAAGCGGCTAACCGTGAATACTTGCAAGGCCAAATCGGTAACCCTAAAGGTGCTGACCAACCTAACAAGAAATTCTATGACCCACGTGTTTGGTTACGCGCTGGTCAATCTGGCATGGTTACTCGCCTAGAAAAAGCTTTTGCTGACCTAAATGCAGTAGACGTACTGTAA
- the tkt gene encoding transketolase, protein MSSRRQYANAIRALSMDAVQQANSGHPGAPMGMADIAEVLWRDFLKHNPTDPNWADRDRFILSNGHGSMLLYSLLHLSGYQLPIEELKNFRQLHSKTPGHPEYGYAPGVETTTGPLGQGITNAVGMALAEKILAAQFNRDGFPVVDHYTYTFLGDGCLMEGISHEACSLAGTQGLGKLIAFWDDNGISIDGEVEGWFTDDTVKRFESYGWHVIGGVDGHDSEAISSAIKAAQAETKRPTMICCKTVIGFGSPNKSGSHDCHGAPLGAEEIAAAREFLNWPHAAFDIPQDVYQAWDAKPNGEKSQSEWNQLFAGYEATHPELAAEFKRRVDGQLPSDWKEFADNYISELQESQAKIATRQSSQKTLEAFGPKLPELLGGSADLAPSNLTMWSGSEAVTAEDASGNYMHYGVREFGMSAIMNGMTLHGGLKPYGATFLMFMEYARNALRMAALMKQPAIFVYTHDSIGLGEDGPTHQAVEQTASLRLTPNMSTWRPCDSVESAVAWRHAVERTDGPTSLIFSRQGLAPQARDAQQLADVARGGYVLKDSAGTPELILIATGSEIELAVAAYEELTAAGKAVRVVSMPATDVFDAQSAEYRESVLPNAVRKRIAVEAGIADFWYKYVGFDGKVLGMTTFGESAPAGELFKLFGFTKENLVNMANELL, encoded by the coding sequence ATGTCTTCTCGTCGTCAATACGCCAACGCTATTCGTGCTTTAAGCATGGATGCAGTTCAGCAAGCTAACTCTGGTCACCCTGGTGCACCAATGGGAATGGCTGACATTGCTGAAGTTCTATGGCGCGACTTTTTGAAACACAATCCAACTGACCCAAACTGGGCAGACCGTGACCGCTTTATTCTATCTAACGGTCATGGCTCTATGTTGCTGTATTCTCTACTGCACCTTTCTGGGTATCAACTACCTATTGAAGAGCTTAAAAACTTCCGTCAGTTGCATTCAAAAACTCCAGGTCACCCTGAGTACGGTTATGCACCTGGTGTAGAAACTACCACTGGCCCACTAGGCCAAGGTATCACCAACGCTGTAGGTATGGCGCTAGCTGAGAAAATTTTGGCTGCGCAATTTAACCGCGACGGTTTCCCAGTTGTCGACCACTACACATACACCTTCTTAGGTGACGGCTGTTTGATGGAAGGTATTTCGCACGAAGCATGCTCTTTGGCGGGTACTCAAGGCCTAGGTAAGTTAATCGCATTCTGGGATGACAATGGCATCTCAATTGATGGTGAAGTAGAAGGTTGGTTTACCGACGACACCGTTAAGCGTTTTGAATCTTACGGCTGGCACGTAATTGGTGGTGTTGATGGCCACGATAGCGAAGCGATTAGCTCGGCAATTAAAGCTGCTCAAGCTGAAACTAAACGTCCAACCATGATTTGTTGTAAAACTGTGATTGGTTTTGGTTCGCCAAACAAATCTGGTAGCCACGACTGTCACGGTGCTCCACTAGGCGCTGAAGAAATTGCAGCGGCACGTGAGTTCTTAAACTGGCCACATGCTGCTTTTGATATTCCTCAAGATGTTTACCAAGCTTGGGATGCAAAACCAAATGGTGAGAAATCTCAGTCTGAGTGGAACCAGTTGTTTGCTGGCTACGAAGCTACTCACCCAGAGCTAGCGGCTGAGTTTAAGCGTCGTGTAGACGGTCAACTTCCGAGTGATTGGAAAGAGTTTGCCGATAACTACATTAGCGAACTGCAAGAAAGCCAAGCTAAGATTGCCACCCGCCAATCTTCTCAGAAAACTCTAGAAGCCTTTGGCCCTAAATTGCCAGAGTTACTAGGCGGTAGTGCTGACTTAGCGCCGTCTAATCTTACTATGTGGTCTGGCTCTGAAGCGGTTACTGCTGAAGATGCATCAGGTAACTACATGCACTACGGTGTGCGTGAGTTTGGTATGTCAGCCATTATGAATGGTATGACCTTGCATGGTGGATTAAAACCTTACGGCGCAACCTTCCTTATGTTTATGGAATATGCACGTAACGCTCTTCGCATGGCTGCCTTAATGAAGCAACCTGCGATCTTCGTTTACACTCACGATTCAATTGGTTTGGGTGAAGATGGTCCAACTCACCAAGCGGTAGAGCAAACTGCAAGCTTGCGTTTGACGCCAAACATGAGCACCTGGCGTCCATGTGACTCTGTTGAGTCTGCAGTGGCGTGGCGTCATGCGGTAGAACGCACCGACGGTCCAACCTCATTGATCTTTTCTCGCCAAGGCTTAGCGCCTCAAGCGCGTGATGCTCAGCAATTAGCTGACGTTGCTCGTGGTGGTTATGTACTTAAAGATAGCGCTGGTACGCCAGAGCTTATCTTAATCGCAACTGGTTCTGAAATTGAGCTAGCTGTAGCAGCTTACGAAGAACTAACTGCTGCTGGTAAAGCAGTACGTGTAGTGTCTATGCCTGCTACCGATGTATTTGATGCACAATCAGCTGAATACCGTGAGTCAGTATTACCAAATGCTGTTCGCAAGCGTATTGCTGTAGAAGCCGGTATTGCCGACTTCTGGTACAAGTACGTTGGCTTCGACGGTAAAGTACTAGGTATGACTACCTTTGGTGAATCAGCGCCAGCTGGTGAACTATTCAAGCTATTTGGCTTCACTAAAGAGAACTTAGTGAACATGGCTAACGAATTACTATAA